A window of the Vanessa tameamea isolate UH-Manoa-2023 chromosome 22, ilVanTame1 primary haplotype, whole genome shotgun sequence genome harbors these coding sequences:
- the LOC113403631 gene encoding mucin-2-like isoform X1, whose translation MHIATLIALVQLSLATAVSDVGTLTAAELNLELAGDGLSPFFEDSSGETGVNFVRGSRAADSPLSPDIDVQCLADYIQVTVEFSDIYDGIIYSKGFLNDPKCKYVSSGGSQSRYSFRVPLNGCGSRPLCNACGTIDNVLVFQGDELVQGSYDFARKVSCAGTALEVSTGVKKEQSHVLKLKPFMVDMLDVVAVQGPAGGVECWMDIQKGVFPQTTPLENSIKIGEYLTILIYLKDIRNQFNLKIHDCWAYDNENYDSSKTNKIQLTDKDGCPKKKKFIDSWQKSTNTGKSGATLIAYTKISAFRFPETDQVYLTCNVELCTSNCDASCNGIIKEITTVIPDTKCYPGSTDPLCSRPTTSAQPNCFPGNNDPRCPKLITPPPPNCFPGTNDPRCPKPTTTAPPRCFPGSNDPRCPKPTTATLNCYPGNTDPRCPRPTTPEAPRCFPGSTDPRCPKPTSPAPPTCFPGSTDPRCPSPTTTLPPKPLCYPGSPDPTCPQTPKPTSLTPPTYLPPSTEIPKCYPGSTDARCPKPTTPAPPNCFPGNSDPRCPKPTTQAPPNCYPGNTDPRCPRPTTPEAPRCFPGSTDSRCPKPTTQVPPKCFPGSSDPRCSKPTKQAPPNCFPGNTDPRCPKPTTPEAPRCYPGSTNTRCPKPTTPAPPRCFPGSSDPRCPKPTAPTPPNCYPGNTDPRCPKPTTPEAPRCFPGSTDARCPQPTTPEAPRCFPGSTDARCPKPTTPAAPRCYPGSTDPRCPKPTTPSPTKPVCYPGSPDPKCPQPPRPTTLTPPTYLPPSTEIPKCYPGSTDARCPKPTTPAPPKCFPGSSDPRCPKPTTPAPPNCYPGNTDSRCPKPTTPEAPRCFPGSTDARCPKPTTPAPPRCFPGSSDPRCPKPTTPAPPNCYPGNTDPRCPKPTTPAPPNCYPGNTDARCPKPTTPEAPRCFPGSTDARCPKPTTPAPPRCFPGSSDPRCPKPTKPAPPNCYPGNTDPRCPKPTTPEAPRCFPGSTDVRCPQPTTPAPPRCFPGSSDPRCPKPTTPAPPNCYPGNTDPRCPKPTTPEAPRCFPGSTDARCPQPTTPAPPRCFPGSSDPRCPKPTTPAPPNCYPGNTDPRCPKPTTPEAPRCFPGSTDARCPKPTTPAPPRCFPGSSDPRCPKPTTPAPPNCYPGNTDPRCPKPTTPAAPRCYPGSTDPRCPKPTTPSPTKPVCYPGSPDPKCPQPPRPTTLTPPTYLPPSTEIPKCYPGSTDSRCPKPTTPAPPRCFPGSSDPRCPKPTTPAPPNCYPGNTDSRCPKPTTPEAPRCFPGSTDARCPKPTTPAPPKCYPGSSDPRCPKPTTPEAPRCFPGSSDPRCPKPTTPAPPNCFPGNTDPRCPKPTTPEAPRCYPGSTDARCPKPTTPAPPRCFPGSSDPRCPKPTSPAPPNCYPGNTDPRCPKPTTPGAPRCFPGSTDARCPQPTTPAPPRCFPGSSDPRCPKPTTPAPPNCYPGNTDPRCPKPTTPEAPRCFPGSTDARCPKPTTPAPPRCFPGSSDPRCPKPTTPAPPNCYPGNTDPRCPKPTTPAAPRCYPGSTDPRCPKPTTPSPTKPVCYPGSPDPKCPQPPRPTTLTPPTYLPPSTEIPKCYPGSTDSRCPKPTTPAPPRCFPGSSDPRCPKPTTPAPPNCYPGNTDSRCPKPTTPEAPRCFPGSTDARCPKPTTPAPPRCFPGSSDPRCPKPTTPAPPNCYPGNTDPRCPKPTTPEAPRCFPGSTDARCPKPTTPAPPRCFPGSSDPRCPKPTTPAPPNCYPGNTDPRCPKPTTPAAPRCYPGSTDPRCPKPTTPSPTKPVCYPGSPDPKCPQPPRPTTLTPPTYLPPSTEIPKCYPGSTDSRCPKPTTPAPPRCFPGSSDPRCPKPTTPAPPNCYPGNTDSRCPKPTTPEAPRCFPGSTDARCPKPTTPAPPRCFPGSNDPRCPKPTTPEAPRCFPGSSDPRCPKPTTPAPPNCYPGNTDPRCPKPTTPEAPRCYPGSTDARCPKPTTPAPPRCFPGSSDPRCPKPTTPAPPNCFPGNTDPRCPKPTTPEAPRCFPGSTDARCPKPTTPAPPRCFPGSSDPRCPKPTTPAPPNCYPGNTDPRCPKPTTPAAPRCYPGSTDPRCPKPTTPSPTKPVCYPGSPDPKCPQPPRPTTLTPPTYLPPSTEIPKCYPGSTDARCPQPTTPAPPRCFPGSSDPRCPKPTTPAPPNCYPGSTDSRCPKPTTPEAPRCFPGSTDARCPKPTTPAPPRCFPGSNDPRCPKPTTPEAPRCFPGSSDPRCPKPTTPAPPNCYPGNTDPRCPKPTTPEAPRCYPGSTDARCPKPTTPAPPRCFPGSSDPRCPKPTTPAPPNCYPGNTDPRCPKPTTPEAPRCFPGSTDARCPKPTTPAPPRCFPGSNDPRCPKPTTPEAPRCFPGSSDPRCPKPTTPAPPNCYPGNTDPRCPKPTTPEAPRCFPGSTDARCPKPTTPAPPRCFPGSSDPRCPKPTTPAPPNCYPGNTDPRCPKPTTPAAPRCYPGSTDPRCPKPTTPSPTKPVCYPGSPDPKCPQPPRPTTLTPPTYLPPSTEIPKCYPGSTDARCPQPTTPAPPRCFPGSSDPRCPKPTTPAPPNCYPGNTDSRCPKPTTPEAPRCFPGSTDARCPKPTTPAPPRCFPGSNDPRCPKPTTPEAPRCFPGSSDPRCPKPTTPAPPNCYPGNTDSRCPKPTTPEAPRCFPGSTDARCPKPTTPAPPRCFPGSNDPRCPKPTTPEAPRCFPGSSDPRCPKPTTPAPPNCYPGNTDPRCPKPTTPEAPRCYPGSTDARCPKPTTPAPPRCFPGSSDPRCPKATTPAPPNCYPGNTDPRCPKPTTPAAPRCYPGSTDPRCPKPTTPSPTKPVCYPGSPDPKCPQPPRPTTQTPPTYLPPSTEIPKCYPGSTDARCPKPTTPAPPRCFPGSSDPRCPKPTTPAPPNCYPGNTDSRCPKPTTPEAPRCYPGSSDPRCPKPTTPEAPRCYPGSSDPRCPKPTTPEAPRCYPGSSDPRCPKPTTPEAPRCYPGSSDPRCPKPTTPEAPRCYPGSSDPRCPKPTTPEAPRCYPGSSDPRCPKPTTLEAPRCFPGSTDARCPKPTTPAPPRCYPGSSDPRCPKPTTPEAPRCYPGSTDPRCPQPTKKPSTPSSCYPGSKDPKCPQPFAPSSTNPPSTYLPPFPLANEVKSPRVNRLAIKSFDYYDSQAEIDNFDSSRTKPKTRNVRDVSKSFYDEFPRSLEYSAIVGSVMFVILSLGVTLFIYKNKASLKRKENVAIINTHPC comes from the exons ATGCACATAGCGACACTGATTGCACTCGTGCAG CTGTCGCTCGCTACAGCTGTTTCAGATGTCGGAACGCTCACCGCAGCCGAGCTGAACCTTGAGCTGGCTGGAGATGGTTTATCACCATTTTTCGAAGATTCAAGTGGTGAAACTGGAGTCAATTTCGTGAGGGGTTCAAGAGCTGCAGATTCACCGCTGTCACCAGATATTGACGTACAATGTTTAGCAGATTATATTCAAGTCACGGTTGAATTCTCTGACATATACGATGGAATAATTTACAGCAAGGGCTTCCTGAACGATCCCAAATGCAA ATACGTATCTTCCGGAGGCAGTCAATCTCGGTACTCTTTCCGAGTGCCATTGAATGGCTGTGGAAGCCGACCACTTTGCAATGCTTGCGGCACCATCGACAACGTCCTCGTGTTCCAAGGAGATGAATTAGTGCAAGGATCTTATGATTTCGCTAGAAAG GTATCATGTGCTGGAACTGCTCTAGAAGTTTCGACTGGTGTCAAAAAGGAACAATCACATGTACTAAAGCTAAAGCCTTTTATGGTTGACATGCTCGATGTAGTGGCAGTACAAGGACCGGCCGGTGGTGTAGAATGTTGGATGGATATTCAGAAAGGAGTTTTCCCTcaa acaaCTCCGTTGGAAAATTCGATTAAAATCGGCGAATACCTCAccattcttatttatttgaaagatatcagaaatcaatttaatcttaaaattcaCGATTGTTGGGCTtatgataatgaaaattatgaTAGTTCGaagacaaataaaattcaattgacTGACAAAGATGGTTGCCCcaa gAAAAAGAAATTCATCGACTCATGGCAAAAATCTACAAATACTGGAAAATCTGGTGCAACATTGATTGCTTACACCAAAATAAGTGCTTTCCGTTTTCCGGAAACTGATCAAGTCTATCTGACTTGTAACGTTGAG ctATGCACAAGCAACTGTGATGCAAGCTGTAATGGAATTATAAAGGAAATAACAACTGTTATACCAGACACGAAATGTTATCCAGGATCTACTGACCCTCTTTGTTCAAGACCAACAACTTCTGCACAGCCAAACTGTTTCCCTGGCAACAATGACCCACGTTGCCCTAAGCTGATAACTCCTCCACCACCTAACTGCTTCCCTGGCACCAATGACCCACGTTGCCCAAAACCAACAACAACTGCTCCTCCAAGATGCTTCCCTGGCAGCAACGATCCCCGTTGCCCTAAACCAACTACAGCTACACTTAATTGTTACCCCGGTAATACAGATCCTCGTTGCCCAAGGCCTACTACACCTGAGGCACCAAGGTGCTTCCCTGGCAGTACAGACCCGCGTTGCCCAAAACCAACATCACCTGCACCACCCACATGCTTCCCAGGAAGTACTGATCCACGTTGTCCAAGTCCTACAACTACTTTACCTCCAAAACCATTATGTTATCCTGGATCACCAGACCCAACATGCCCACAAACCCCTAAGCCAACATCTCTCACACCACCTACTTATTTACCTCCATCCACGGAAATACCGAAATGCTATCCGGGCTCGACAGACGCTCGTTGTCCAAAACCAACAACTCCCGCTCCCCCAAATTGCTTCCCTGGAAACAGTGATCCCCGATGTCCGAAACCAACAACACAAGCACCACCTAACTGCTACCCTGGAAATACTGACCCACGTTGCCCAAGGCCTACGACACCTGAGGCACCGAGATGTTTCCCTGGTAGCACAGATTCACGTTGTCCTAAGCCAACAACTCAAGTTCCACCAAAATGCTTCCCTGGCAGTAGTGATCCCCGTTGTTCCAAACCAACTAAACAAGCACCACCGAACTGCTTCCCAGGCAACACAGATCCACGTTGCCCTAAACCTACAACACCTGAAGCACCGAGATGTTACCCTGGAAGTACAAACACTCGTTGTCCTAAACCAACAACTCCTGCTCCTCCGAGGTGTTTCCCTGGCAGTAGCGATCCTCGTTGCCCTAAACCAACTGCACCTACTCCTCCGAACTGCTACCCCGGTAATACAGACCCACGTTGCCCAAAGCCTACAACGCCTGAGGCCCCAAGGTGTTTCCCTGGTAGCACAGATGCACGTTGCCCTCAACCCACTACACCTGAAGCGCCCAGATGTTTCCCTGGTAGTACAGATGCTCGCTGCCCCAAACCTACAACACCTGCTGCACCGAGGTGCTATCCTGGCAGTACTGATCCGCGTTGTCCAAAACCTACAACTCCTTCACCTACCAAACCAGTCTGTTATCCTGGGTCACCCGACCCGAAGTGCCCACAGCCTCCTAGGCCTACTACTCTAACACCACCTACTTACTTACCCCCATCCACAGAAATACCTAAATGCTATCCGGGCTCGACAGACGCTCGTTGTCCTAAACCAACAACTCCTGCTCCTCCGAAATGTTTCCCTGGTAGCAGTGATCCTCGATGCCCTAAGCCTACAACACCAGCACCACCTAACTGCTACCCAGGAAATACTGATTCACGCTGCCCTAAGCCAACAACACCTGAAGCGCCAAGATGTTTCCCTGGAAGCACAGACGCTCGTTGTCCTAAACCGACAACTCCTGCACCTCCAAGATGCTTCCCTGGTAGCAGTGATCCTAGATGCCCTAAGCCAACAACACCTGCACCACCTAACTGCTATCCTGGAAACACAGATCCCCGTTGCCCTAAGCCTACAACACCTGCACCACCTAACTGCTATCCTGGAAACACAGATGCACGTTGTCCTAAGCCCACAACACCTGAAGCACCGAGATGTTTCCCTGGAAGCACAGACGCTCGTTGTCCTAAACCGACAACTCCTGCACCTCCAAGATGCTTCCCTGGTAGCAGTGATCCTAGATGCCCTAAGCCAACAAAACCTGCACCACCTAACTGCTATCCTGGAAACACAGATCCCCGTTGCCCTAAGCCCACAACACCTGAAGCACCGAGATGTTTCCCCGGAAGTACAGACGTTCGTTGTCCTCAACCAACAACTCCAGCACCTCCAAGATGCTTCCCTGGTAGCAGCGATCCTAGGTGCCCCAAGCCAACAACACCTGCACCACCTAACTGCTATCCTGGAAACACAGATCCACGTTGTCCTAAGCCCACAACACCTGAAGCACCGAGATGTTTCCCTGGAAGTACAGACGCTCGTTGTCCTCAACCAACAACTCCAGCACCTCCAAGATGCTTCCCTGGTAGCAGCGATCCTAGGTGCCCCAAGCCAACAACACCTGCACCACCTAACTGCTATCCTGGAAACACAGATCCACGTTGTCCTAAGCCCACAACACCTGAAGCACCGAGATGTTTCCCTGGAAGTACAGACGCTCGTTGTCCTAAACCAACGACTCCAGCACCTCCAAGATGCTTCCCTGGTAGCAGTGATCCTAGATGCCCTAAGCCAACAACACCTGCACCACCTAACTGCTATCCTGGAAACACAGATCCACGCTGCCCCAAACCTACAACACCTGCTGCACCGAGGTGCTATCCTGGCAGTACTGATCCGCGTTGTCCAAAACCTACAACTCCTTCACCTACCAAACCAGTCTGTTATCCTGGGTCACCCGACCCGAAGTGCCCACAGCCTCCTAGGCCTACTACTCTAACACCACCTACTTACTTGCCCCCATCCACAGAAATACCTAAATGCTATCCGGGCTCGACAGACTCTCGTTGTCCTAAACCAACAACTCCTGCTCCTCCGAGATGTTTCCCTGGTAGCAGTGATCCTCGATGCCCTAAGCCTACAACACCAGCACCACCTAACTGCTACCCAGGAAACACTGATTCACGCTGCCCTAAGCCCACAACCCCTGAAGCACCGAGATGTTTCCCTGGAAGTACAGATGCTCGTTGTCCTAAACCAACAACTCCTGCACCTCCGAAATGCTATCCTGGTAGTAGTGATCCTCGCTGTCCTAAACCTACGACACCTGAAGCTCCAAGATGTTTCCCTGGTAGCAGTGATCCTCGATGCCCTAAGCCAACAACACCAGCACCACCTAACTGCTTCCCAGGAAACACAGATCCACGTTGCCCTAAGCCCACAACACCTGAAGCGCCAAGATGCTACCCTGGAAGCACAGACGCTCGTTGTCCTAAACCGACAACTCCTGCACCTCCAAGATGCTTCCCTGGTAGCAGTGATCCTAGATGCCCTAAGCCAACATCACCTGCACCACCTAACTGCTATCCTGGAAACACAGATCCCCGTTGCCCTAAGCCCACAACACCTGGAGCACCGAGATGTTTCCCCGGGAGTACAGACGCTCGTTGTCCTCAACCAACAACTCCAGCACCTCCAAGATGCTTCCCTGGTAGCAGCGATCCTAGGTGCCCCAAGCCAACAACACCTGCACCACCTAACTGCTATCCTGGAAACACAGATCCACGTTGTCCTAAGCCCACAACACCTGAAGCACCGAGATGTTTCCCTGGAAGTACAGACGCTCGTTGTCCTAAACCAACGACTCCAGCACCTCCAAGATGCTTCCCTGGTAGCAGCGATCCTAGATGCCCTAAGCCAACAACACCTGCACCACCTAACTGCTATCCTGGAAACACAGATCCACGCTGCCCCAAACCTACAACACCTGCTGCACCAAGGTGCTATCCTGGCAGTACTGATCCGCGTTGTCCAAAACCTACAACTCCTTCACCTACCAAACCAGTCTGTTATCCTGGGTCACCCGACCCGAAGTGCCCACAGCCTCCTAGGCCTACTACTCTAACACCACCTACTTACTTGCCCCCATCCACAGAAATACCTAAATGCTATCCGGGCTCGACAGACTCTCGTTGTCCTAAACCAACAACTCCTGCTCCTCCGAGATGTTTCCCTGGTAGCAGTGATCCTCGATGCCCTAAGCCTACAACACCAGCACCACCTAACTGCTACCCAGGAAACACTGATTCACGCTGCCCTAAGCCCACAACACCTGAAGCGCCGAGATGTTTCCCTGGAAGTACAGATGCTCGTTGTCCTAAACCAACAACTCCTGCACCTCCGAGATGCTTCCCTGGTAGCAGCGATCCTAGGTGCCCCAAGCCAACAACACCTGCACCACCTAACTGCTATCCTGGAAACACAGATCCACGTTGTCCTAAGCCCACAACACCTGAAGCACCGAGATGTTTCCCTGGAAGTACAGATGCTCGTTGTCCTAAACCAACGACTCCAGCACCTCCAAGATGCTTCCCTGGTAGCAGCGATCCTAGATGCCCTAAGCCAACAACACCTGCACCACCTAACTGCTATCCTGGAAACACAGATCCACGCTGCCCCAAACCTACAACACCTGCTGCACCAAGGTGCTATCCTGGCAGTACTGATCCGCGTTGTCCAAAACCTACAACTCCTTCACCTACCAAACCAGTCTGTTATCCTGGGTCACCCGACCCGAAGTGCCCACAGCCTCCTAGGCCTACTACTCTAACACCACCTACTTACTTGCCCCCATCCACAGAAATACCTAAATGCTATCCGGGCTCGACAGACTCTCGTTGTCCTAAACCCACAACTCCTGCTCCTCCGAGATGTTTCCCTGGAAGCAGCGACCCTCGATGCCCTAAGCCTACAACACCAGCACCACCTAACTGCTACCCAGGAAACACTGATTCACGCTGCCCTAAGCCCACAACACCTGAAGCGCCGAGATGTTTCCCTGGAAGTACAGATGCTCGTTGTCCTAAACCAACAACTCCTGCACCTCCGAGATGCTTCCCTGGTAGTAATGATCCTCGCTGCCCTAAACCTACGACACCTGAAGCTCCAAGATGTTTCCCTGGTAGCAGCGATCCTCGATGCCCTAAGCCAACAACACCAGCACCACCTAACTGCTACCCAGGAAACACAGATCCACGTTGCCCTAAGCCCACAACACCTGAAGCGCCAAGATGCTACCCTGGAAGCACAGACGCTCGTTGTCCTAAACCGACAACCCCAGCACCTCCAAGATGCTTCCCTGGTAGCAGTGATCCTCGATGCCCTAAGCCAACAACACCAGCACCACCTAACTGCTTCCCAGGAAACACAGATCCACGTTGCCCTAAGCCGACAACACCTGAAGCGCCAAGATGTTTCCCTGGAAGCACAGACGCTCGTTGTCCTAAGCCGACAACTCCTGCACCTCCAAGATGCTTTCCTGGTAGCAGTGATCCTAGATGCCCTAAGCCAACAACACCTGCACCACCTAACTGCTATCCTGGAAACACAGATCCACGCTGCCCCAAACCTACAACACCTGCTGCACCAAGGTGCTATCCTGGCAGTACTGATCCGCGTTGTCCAAAACCTACAACTCCTTCACCTACCAAACCAGTCTGTTATCCTGGGTCACCCGACCCGAAGTGCCCACAGCCTCCTAGGCCTACTACTCTAACACCACCTACTTACTTGCCCCCATCCACAGAAATCCCTAAATGCTATCCGGGCTCGACAGATGCTCGTTGTCCTCAACCAACAACTCCTGCTCCTCCGAGATGTTTCCCTGGAAGCAGCGACCCTCGATGCCCTAAGCCTACAACACCAGCACCACCTAACTGCTACCCAGGAAGCACTGATTCACGCTGCCCTAAGCCAACAACACCTGAAGCGCCGAGATGTTTCCCTGGAAGTACAGATGCTCGTTGTCCTAAACCAACAACTCCTGCACCTCCGAGATGCTTCCCTGGTAGTAATGATCCTCGCTGCCCTAAACCTACGACACCTGAAGCTCCAAGATGTTTCCCTGGTAGCAGCGATCCTCGATGCCCTAAGCCAACAACACCAGCACCACCTAACTGCTACCCAGGAAACACAGATCCACGTTGCCCTAAGCCCACAACACCTGAAGCGCCAAGATGCTACCCTGGAAGCACAGACGCTCGTTGTCCTAAACCGACAACCCCAGCACCTCCAAGATGCTTCCCTGGTAGCAGCGATCCTAGATGCCCTAAGCCAACAACACCTGCACCACCTAACTGCTATCCTGGAAACACAGATCCACGTTGTCCTAAACCCACAACACCTGAAGCACCGAGATGTTTCCCTGGAAGTACAGATGCTCGTTGTCCTAAACCAACAACTCCTGCACCTCCGAGATGCTTCCCTGGTAGTAATGATCCTCGCTGCCCTAAACCTACGACACCTGAAGCTCCAAGATGTTTCCCTGGTAGCAGCGATCCTAGATGCCCTAAGCCAACAACACCTGCACCACCTAACTGCTATCCTGGAAACACAGATCCACGTTGTCCTAAACCCACAACACCTGAAGCACCGAGATGTTTCCCTGGAAGTACAGATGCTCGTTGTCCTAAACCAACAACTCCTGCACCTCCAAGATGCTTCCCTGGTAGCAGCGATCCTAGATGCCCTAAGCCAACAACACCTGCACCACCTAACTGCTATCCTGGAAACACAGATCCACGCTGCCCCAAACCTACAACACCTGCTGCACCAAGGTGCTATCCTGGCAGTACTGATCCGCGTTGTCCAAAACCTACAACTCCTTCACCTACCAAACCAGTCTGTTATCCTGGGTCACCCGACCCGAAGTGCCCACAGCCTCCTAGGCCTACTACTCTAACACCACCTACTTACTTGCCCCCATCCACAGAAATACCTAAATGCTATCCAGGCTCGACAGATGCTCGTTGTCCTCAACCAACAACTCCTGCTCCTCCGAGATGTTTCCCTGGAAGCAGCGACCCTCGATGCCCTAAGCCTACAACACCAGCACCACCTAACTGCTACCCAGGAAACACTGATTCACGCTGCCCTAAGCCCACAACACCTGAAGCACCGAGATGTTTCCCTGGAAGTACAGATGCTCGTTGTCCTAAACCAACAACTCCTGCACCTCCGAGATGCTTCCCTGGTAGTAATGATCCTCGCTGCCCTAAACCTACGACACCTGAAGCTCCAAGATGTTTCCCTGGTAGTAGCGATCCTCGATGCCCTAAGCCAACAACACCAGCACCACCTAACTGCTACCCAGGAAACACTGATTCACGCTGCCCTAAGCCCACAACACCTGAAGCACCGAGATGTTTCCCTGGAAGTACAGATGCTCGTTGTCCTAAACCAACAACTCCTGCACCTCCGAGATGCTTCCCTGGTAGTAATGATCCTCGCTGCCCTAAACCTACGACACCTGAAGCTCCAAGATGTTTCCCTGGCAGCAGCGATCCTCGATGCCCTAAGCCAACAACACCAGCACCACCTAACTGCTACCCAGGAAACACAGATCCACGTTGCCCTAAGCCTACAACACCTGAAGCGCCAAGATGCTACCCTGGAAGCACAGACGCTCGTTGTCCTAAACCGACAACCCCAGCACCTCCAAGATGCTTCCCTGGTAGCAGTGATCCTAGATGCCCTAAGGCAACAACACCCGCACCACCTAACTGCTATCCTGGAAACACAGATCCACGCTGCCCCAAACCTACAACACCTGCTGCACCAAGGTGCTATCCTGGCAGTACTGATCCGCGTTGTCCAAAACCTACAACTCCTTCACCTACCAAACCAGTCTGTTATCCTGGCTCACCCGACCCGAAGTGCCCACAGCCTCCTAGGCCTACTACTCAAACACCACCTACTTACTTGCCCCCATCCACAGAAATACCTAAATGCTATCCGGGCTCGACAGACGCTCGTTGTCCTAAACCAACAACTCCTGCTCCTCCGAGATGTTTCCCTGGTAGCAGTGATCCTCGATGCCCTAAGCCTACAACACCAGCACCACCTAACTGCTACCCAGGAAATACTGATTCACGCTGCCCTAAGCCAACAACACCTGAAGCTCCCAGATGTTACCCCGGTAGTAGTGACCCTCGCTGCCCTAAGCCTACTACACCTGAAGCTCCCAGATGTTACCCCGGTAGTAGTGACCCCCGCTGCCCTAAGCCTACTACACCTGAAGCTCCCAGATGTTACCCTGGTAGTAGTGACCCTCGCTGCCCTAAGCCTACTACACCTGAAGCTCCCAGATGTTACCCCGGTAGTAGTGACCCTCGCTGCCCTAAGCCTACTACACCTGAAGCTCCCAGATGTTACCCCGGTAGTAGTGACCCTCGCTGCCCTAAGCCTACTACACCTGAAGCTCCCAGATGTTACCCCGGTAGTAGTGATCCTCGCTGCCCTAAGCCTACGACACTTGAAGCCCCGAGATGTTTCCCTGGTAGTACAGACGCTCGTTGTCCTAAACCAACAACTCCTGCTCCTCCGAGATGTTACCCCGGAAGTAGTGACCCTCGCTGCCCTAAACCAACCACACCTGAAGCTCCCAGATGCTATCCCGGTAGCACTGATCCTCGCTGTCCTCAACCAACTAAAAAGCCCTCAACACCAAGTTCATGTTATCCTGGTTCTAAAGACCCCAAATGTCCGCAACCATTCGCACCTAGTAGTACAAACCCACCTTCGACGTACCTGCCACCATTTCCTCTAGCAAATGAAGTAAAATCTCCGCGCGTGAATAGATTAGCTATAAAAAGCTTCGATTATTACGATTCACAGGCTGAAATAG ATAACTTTGATTCCTCACGAACGAAACCAAAAACAAGAAATGTTAGGGACGTAAGCAAATCCTTTTACGACGAATTTCCGAGATCCTTAGAGTACTCAGCAATTGTAGGGTCTGtcatgtttgtaattttatcattaggtgtaactctttttatatataagaacaaGGCGAGCCTTAAACGAAAAGAAAATGTAGCAATTATAAATACTCATCCTTGCTAA